The following proteins come from a genomic window of Mycobacterium sp. DL:
- the gltB gene encoding glutamate synthase large subunit, producing MLFSALPEPQGLYDPDNESDSCGVAMVTDIRGRRSHSIVADGLTALEHLEHRGAAGAEPNSGDGAGILIQLPVDLLRDVVDFDLPPTAADGTNTFAAGTCYLPQDQVARTAARESVEAIAAEEGLEVLGWRDVPVDPEGAEVGVTALGCMPHMSQLFVAAPGHHLGGVDLDRRVYPMRKRAERTGVYFPSLSARTMVYKGMLTTMQLPQYFPDLRDDRCVSAIAIVHSRFSTNTFPSWPLAHPFRFVAHNGEINTVRGNRNRMHAREAMLGSARIPGDMSRLSPICTPKASDSASFDEVLELLHLGGRSLPHAVLMMIPEAWENNTTMDPAERAFWQFHASLMEPWDGPACVTFTDGTLVGAVLDRNGLRPGRWWRTIDDRIILASESGVLDVPSAQVVAKGRLQPGKMFLIDTAAGRIVSDDEVKEQLAEAEPYGEWLHAGLLDLKTLPDRARVQPNHESVVRRQVAFGYTEEDLRILLTPMAASGAEPLGSMGTDTPTAVLSQRSKLLYDYFVELFAQVTNPPLDAIREEVVTSMSRVMGPEHNLLEPTAASCRQIMLRWPVLDNDELNKIVHINDDGEQPGLRTAVLRALYDVERGGEGLSEALEDLRLRACEAIAKGARTLVISDRDSDHTKAPIPSLLAVSAIHHHLVRTKERTAVALVVESGDAREVHHIAMLIGFGAAAVNPYLAFESIEDLIREGELTGIEAATAVRNYLKALGKGVMKVMSKMGISTVASYTGAQAFEAVGINRDVIDEYFSGTPTQLGGIGLEVIAEEVKLRHRRAYPENPTERVHRRLEVGGEYAFRREGELHLFTPEVVFLLQHSTRTGRYEVFQNYSDEVNRLAREGGALRGLFDFRKDLREPVPLEEVESVESIVTRFNTGAMSYGSISAEAHETMAVAMNALGGRSNSGEGGEDVDRLYDPTRRSAVKQVASGRFGVTSDYLVNATDIQIKMAQGAKPGEGGQLPGYKVYPNIAKTRHSTPGVGLISPPPHHDIYSIEDLAQLIHDLKNANSDARIHVKLVSSVGVGTVAAGVSKAHADVVLISGYDGGTGAAPLTSLKHAGAPWEIGLADTQQTLVLNGLRDRITVQCDGGMRTARDVIVAALLGAEEYGFATAPLVVAGCIMMRVCHLDTCPVGVATQNPELRARFNGKPEFVENFFRFIAEDIRKYLSELGFRSLDEAVGHAEMLDTDMGVAHWKSKGLDLSPIFAIPTDAHGVELTQRRRVRDQNHGLDHALDRTLIQLAEGALEDAHPVRLELPVRNVNRTVGTLLGSEVTRRFGAQGLPDDTIHVTLTGSAGQSIGAFLPPGVTMELIGDANDYVGKGLSGGRVIVKPQDDVLFVPEDNVIAGNTLLYGATAGEVYLRGKAGERFAARNSGALAVVEGVGDHACEYMTGGRVVVLGKVGRNMAAGMSGGIAFVLGLDSKRVNADMVELQRLEPEDLLWLREVVTQHARYTGSTVATSLLSDWPRRSALFTKVMPRDYQRVLQATRMAKAEGRDVDAAIMEASRG from the coding sequence ATGCTTTTTTCGGCATTGCCCGAACCTCAAGGCTTGTACGACCCCGACAACGAGTCGGACTCGTGCGGTGTTGCCATGGTCACCGATATCCGGGGTCGGCGTTCGCACTCGATCGTCGCGGACGGTCTCACCGCGCTCGAGCACCTCGAACACCGCGGCGCAGCGGGCGCAGAACCCAACAGCGGCGACGGGGCCGGCATCCTGATCCAGCTGCCTGTCGACCTGCTGCGCGACGTCGTCGATTTCGACCTGCCGCCTACTGCGGCCGACGGCACCAACACCTTCGCTGCCGGCACCTGCTACCTGCCCCAGGATCAGGTCGCCCGCACGGCGGCACGTGAATCCGTCGAGGCCATCGCCGCGGAGGAGGGGCTCGAGGTGCTCGGCTGGCGCGACGTGCCCGTCGACCCCGAGGGTGCTGAAGTCGGCGTGACGGCGCTGGGCTGCATGCCGCACATGTCACAGCTGTTCGTCGCAGCACCCGGCCACCACCTCGGTGGTGTGGATCTCGATCGCCGTGTGTATCCGATGCGAAAGCGTGCTGAGCGCACCGGCGTCTATTTCCCGTCCCTGTCGGCCCGCACCATGGTCTACAAAGGCATGCTCACGACAATGCAGCTGCCCCAATACTTTCCGGACCTGCGCGACGACCGCTGTGTCAGTGCCATCGCGATCGTGCACAGCCGCTTCTCGACGAACACCTTCCCGTCCTGGCCGCTGGCGCACCCGTTCCGCTTCGTCGCGCACAACGGCGAGATCAACACCGTGCGCGGCAATCGCAACCGCATGCACGCCCGTGAAGCCATGCTCGGCAGTGCCCGCATCCCTGGTGACATGAGCAGGCTTTCGCCCATCTGCACGCCGAAGGCCTCTGACTCGGCCTCGTTCGACGAGGTTCTCGAGCTGCTGCATCTCGGTGGCCGCAGCCTGCCCCATGCCGTGTTGATGATGATTCCCGAGGCGTGGGAGAACAACACCACGATGGATCCCGCCGAGCGGGCCTTCTGGCAGTTCCACGCTTCGCTGATGGAGCCCTGGGACGGGCCTGCCTGTGTCACCTTCACTGACGGGACACTCGTCGGAGCTGTGCTGGATCGCAACGGATTACGTCCGGGACGGTGGTGGCGCACGATCGACGACCGGATCATCCTGGCCAGCGAGAGCGGCGTGCTGGATGTGCCGTCCGCGCAGGTCGTCGCCAAGGGTCGGTTGCAGCCGGGCAAGATGTTCCTGATCGACACGGCAGCCGGCCGCATCGTCTCCGACGACGAGGTCAAAGAGCAACTCGCCGAGGCCGAACCGTACGGCGAATGGCTGCACGCCGGTCTTCTCGATCTCAAGACGCTGCCCGATCGGGCCCGAGTCCAGCCCAACCACGAGTCGGTGGTCCGACGCCAGGTCGCGTTCGGCTACACCGAGGAGGACCTGCGCATCCTGCTCACCCCGATGGCGGCCTCGGGTGCCGAGCCATTGGGATCGATGGGGACCGACACGCCCACCGCGGTGCTGTCACAGCGCTCCAAGCTTCTCTACGACTACTTCGTCGAACTCTTCGCCCAGGTGACCAACCCGCCGTTGGACGCGATCCGCGAGGAAGTGGTCACCTCGATGTCGCGGGTCATGGGTCCTGAGCACAATCTGCTCGAACCCACTGCGGCGTCATGTCGCCAGATCATGCTGCGCTGGCCGGTGCTGGACAACGACGAACTGAACAAGATCGTCCACATCAACGACGACGGAGAACAGCCCGGTCTGCGCACTGCGGTCCTGCGGGCTCTCTACGACGTCGAACGCGGCGGTGAAGGTCTGTCCGAAGCTCTCGAGGACCTCAGGCTGCGGGCTTGCGAGGCAATCGCCAAAGGTGCGCGCACACTGGTGATCTCGGACCGCGACTCCGACCACACCAAAGCGCCGATTCCGTCACTGCTTGCCGTGTCGGCGATACACCACCACCTGGTACGCACCAAAGAGCGCACGGCGGTGGCATTGGTCGTCGAGTCGGGTGATGCCCGAGAGGTCCACCACATCGCCATGCTGATCGGCTTCGGCGCCGCCGCGGTCAACCCGTACCTGGCCTTCGAGTCCATCGAGGATCTCATCCGCGAGGGGGAACTCACCGGCATCGAGGCGGCCACCGCGGTCCGCAACTACCTCAAAGCGCTCGGCAAGGGCGTGATGAAGGTGATGAGCAAGATGGGCATCTCCACCGTCGCCTCCTACACCGGCGCACAGGCCTTCGAAGCGGTGGGCATCAACAGGGACGTCATCGACGAGTACTTCAGCGGCACGCCCACCCAGCTCGGGGGAATCGGCCTCGAGGTCATCGCCGAGGAGGTCAAGCTCCGTCACCGCCGTGCCTATCCGGAGAACCCCACCGAGCGGGTGCACCGGCGGCTGGAGGTCGGAGGGGAGTACGCGTTCCGGCGTGAGGGCGAGCTACACCTCTTCACCCCGGAAGTGGTTTTCCTGCTTCAGCATTCGACGCGCACCGGTCGCTACGAGGTCTTCCAGAACTACTCGGATGAGGTGAACCGACTCGCCCGCGAGGGCGGCGCACTGCGCGGACTCTTCGATTTCCGCAAGGACCTGCGCGAGCCGGTGCCCCTCGAGGAGGTCGAGTCGGTCGAATCGATCGTCACGAGGTTCAACACCGGGGCGATGAGCTACGGGTCGATCTCGGCCGAAGCGCACGAGACGATGGCCGTCGCGATGAACGCGCTCGGTGGCCGATCCAACAGCGGCGAAGGCGGGGAGGATGTGGACCGCCTCTACGACCCGACGCGCCGCAGCGCGGTCAAGCAGGTGGCATCCGGGCGTTTCGGAGTGACCAGCGACTACCTGGTCAACGCCACCGACATCCAGATCAAGATGGCCCAGGGCGCCAAACCCGGTGAGGGCGGTCAGCTTCCGGGCTACAAGGTGTACCCCAACATCGCCAAGACCCGGCACTCCACTCCGGGTGTGGGACTGATCTCCCCGCCGCCGCACCACGACATCTACTCGATCGAGGATCTCGCACAGTTGATCCACGACCTGAAGAACGCCAACTCCGATGCCCGCATCCACGTCAAGCTCGTGAGCTCGGTCGGGGTCGGCACGGTCGCGGCGGGGGTGTCCAAGGCGCACGCCGATGTGGTGCTCATCTCCGGGTACGACGGCGGCACCGGCGCAGCGCCGCTGACCAGCCTCAAACATGCCGGCGCGCCGTGGGAGATCGGGCTGGCCGACACCCAGCAGACCCTGGTGCTCAATGGCCTGCGTGACCGGATCACCGTCCAGTGCGACGGTGGAATGCGCACGGCGCGTGACGTCATCGTCGCCGCACTGCTCGGTGCCGAGGAGTACGGGTTCGCCACCGCACCACTGGTCGTGGCGGGCTGCATCATGATGCGCGTCTGCCACCTCGACACCTGCCCGGTGGGCGTCGCGACGCAGAATCCGGAACTCAGGGCGCGGTTCAACGGCAAGCCGGAGTTCGTCGAGAACTTCTTCCGGTTCATCGCCGAGGACATCCGCAAGTACCTGTCCGAGTTGGGGTTCCGCAGTCTCGACGAAGCGGTGGGACACGCCGAGATGCTGGACACCGACATGGGGGTGGCCCATTGGAAGAGCAAGGGTCTGGACCTGAGCCCGATCTTCGCGATACCCACCGATGCCCACGGTGTCGAACTGACCCAGCGCAGGCGGGTCCGGGACCAGAACCACGGCCTTGACCACGCACTCGATCGGACCCTCATCCAGCTTGCCGAGGGAGCGCTCGAGGACGCCCATCCGGTGAGGCTCGAGTTGCCCGTCCGCAACGTCAACCGCACGGTCGGGACGCTTCTCGGGAGCGAGGTCACCCGGCGCTTCGGCGCCCAGGGCTTACCGGATGACACCATCCACGTCACCCTCACGGGCTCCGCGGGCCAGTCGATCGGCGCGTTCCTCCCGCCGGGCGTCACGATGGAACTCATCGGTGACGCCAACGACTATGTGGGCAAGGGGCTTTCGGGTGGGAGGGTGATCGTCAAACCGCAAGACGACGTGCTCTTCGTGCCTGAGGACAATGTGATTGCCGGCAATACGCTGCTCTACGGCGCCACCGCGGGCGAGGTGTACCTGCGGGGGAAGGCGGGGGAGCGGTTCGCCGCCCGCAACTCCGGGGCACTGGCCGTGGTGGAGGGTGTGGGCGATCACGCCTGCGAGTACATGACGGGCGGCCGGGTCGTGGTGCTGGGCAAGGTCGGCCGCAACATGGCCGCAGGGATGTCGGGCGGCATCGCGTTCGTTCTGGGCCTGGATTCCAAGCGGGTCAACGCCGACATGGTGGAACTGCAGCGCCTCGAACCCGAGGACCTGCTGTGGTTGCGCGAGGTGGTCACCCAGCACGCCCGCTACACCGGCAGCACGGTGGCGACGTCGTTGCTGTCGGACTGGCCGAGGCGCAGTGCGCTGTTCACCAAGGTCATGCCGCGCGACTACCAGCGGGTGCTTCAGGCCACCCGGATGGCCAAGGCCGAGGGCCGCGACGTCGACGCAGCGATCATGGAGGCAAGCCGTGGCTGA
- a CDS encoding glutamate synthase subunit beta, which yields MADPHGFLEVHRIDATKRPVDERVGDWREVYEQQDPHQRAGEVSQQARRCMDCGIPFCHSGTAGCPLGNLIPEWNDLVRRGRWDAASDRLHATNNFPEFTGRLCPAPCEAACVLSIAEEQTGGSVTIKRIEQTIVDQAWMDGLIEPQPAAISTGKRVAVVGSGPAGLAAAQQLTRAGHDVTVYERDDRIGGLMRYGIPEYKLEKSGLNQRLAQMRAEGTRFVTDCEVGVDLTIEQLRAQHDAVVLAVGALRARDNDVEGRHLNGVHLAMEHLVPANKECEGDGPSEISAAGKHVVIIGGGDTGADCLGTAHRQGAASVTQLDYNPEPPELRDDSRSPWPTWPIVLRTRLSPAHAEGGDRRYQVAVQRFIGDEQGNLRAMEIAEVKVERDDTGRRHIVPVGDSLEIPCELALLAIGFEGVDHMPLLDGLGLTLNRRGALPCGQDWQTDAPGVFVCGDAHRGASLIVWAIAEGRSAAHAVDSFLMGESDLPAPVRPGAFPLAVV from the coding sequence GTGGCTGATCCACATGGGTTTCTCGAGGTACACCGCATCGACGCCACCAAGCGCCCTGTCGACGAACGGGTCGGCGACTGGCGGGAGGTGTACGAACAGCAGGATCCGCACCAGCGAGCCGGCGAGGTGTCCCAGCAGGCCCGTCGCTGCATGGACTGCGGAATTCCCTTCTGCCACTCCGGAACCGCCGGCTGCCCGCTGGGCAACCTGATCCCGGAGTGGAACGACCTGGTCCGCCGGGGACGCTGGGACGCGGCCAGCGATCGGCTGCACGCGACGAACAACTTCCCGGAGTTCACCGGCCGGTTGTGCCCTGCGCCGTGTGAGGCCGCGTGTGTGCTGTCGATCGCCGAGGAGCAGACCGGCGGCAGCGTGACGATCAAACGCATCGAGCAGACGATCGTCGACCAGGCGTGGATGGACGGCCTCATCGAACCGCAGCCCGCGGCGATCTCCACCGGCAAGCGCGTGGCAGTCGTCGGCTCCGGCCCCGCCGGGCTGGCCGCAGCCCAGCAGCTCACCCGCGCGGGCCACGACGTCACCGTCTACGAGCGTGACGACCGGATCGGCGGACTGATGCGTTACGGCATCCCCGAGTACAAGCTCGAGAAGTCGGGTCTGAACCAGCGACTCGCCCAGATGCGGGCCGAGGGAACACGTTTTGTCACCGATTGTGAGGTGGGCGTCGACCTGACCATCGAACAGCTACGGGCGCAGCACGATGCGGTGGTTCTTGCCGTCGGGGCGCTGCGCGCACGTGACAACGACGTGGAGGGACGACACCTCAACGGCGTGCACCTGGCGATGGAGCACCTGGTGCCCGCCAACAAGGAATGTGAAGGCGACGGTCCCAGTGAGATCAGCGCCGCCGGCAAGCACGTCGTGATCATCGGCGGCGGTGACACCGGTGCCGACTGTCTGGGCACCGCCCACCGGCAGGGCGCCGCGTCGGTGACCCAACTCGACTACAACCCGGAACCACCGGAGTTGCGCGACGACTCGCGCTCGCCGTGGCCGACGTGGCCGATCGTGCTGCGCACCCGGCTGTCGCCCGCCCACGCCGAGGGCGGCGACCGCCGGTACCAGGTGGCGGTGCAGCGCTTCATCGGCGACGAGCAGGGCAACCTGCGGGCGATGGAGATCGCCGAGGTGAAGGTCGAACGCGACGACACCGGCCGCCGCCACATCGTGCCCGTCGGGGACTCGTTGGAGATTCCGTGCGAGTTGGCCCTGTTGGCGATCGGATTCGAGGGTGTCGACCACATGCCGCTGCTGGACGGACTCGGGCTGACGCTCAACCGGCGCGGTGCGCTGCCGTGTGGTCAGGACTGGCAGACAGACGCCCCCGGGGTGTTCGTGTGTGGCGACGCCCATCGCGGTGCGTCGCTGATCGTGTGGGCGATTGCGGAGGGCCGCAGCGCCGCACATGCCGTGGACAGTTTCCTGATGGGAGAGTCCGACCTTCCCGCGCCGGTCAGGCCGGGTGCCTTTCCGCTGGCCGTCGTCTGA
- the pyk gene encoding pyruvate kinase — MNRRGKIVCTLGPATASEEAVRKLVESGMDVARLNFSHGDYADHESNYKRVRAASDVTGHAVGILADLQGPKIRLGRFADGPVVWANGETVRITVEDFEGNHDRVSTTYKRLAQDASPGDRVLVDDGNVGLVVEHIDGNDVVCSVTEGGKVSNNKGMSLPGMSVSAPALSEKDIDDLEFALRLGVDLVALSFVRSPADVELVHEVMDRVGRRVPVIAKLEKPEAIDNLEAIVLAFDAIMVARGDLGVELPLEEVPLVQKRAIQMARENAKPVIVATQMLESMIENSRPTRAEASDVANAVLDGADAVMLSGETSVGKFPFETVKTMARIISAVEDNSVAAPPLTHVPRTKRGVISYAARDIGERLDAKALVAFTQSGDTVRRLARLHTPLPVLAFTALPEVRSQLALTWGTETFIVPHIETTDGMIRQVDKSMLEMGRYRRGDLVVIVAGAPPGTVGSTNLIHVHRIGEDDV; from the coding sequence GTGAATAGACGCGGAAAGATCGTCTGTACGCTCGGCCCCGCGACCGCCTCGGAAGAGGCGGTCAGGAAGCTGGTCGAGTCCGGAATGGATGTCGCCAGGCTGAACTTCAGCCACGGCGACTACGCCGACCATGAGTCGAACTACAAGCGGGTCCGGGCAGCCTCCGACGTCACCGGGCATGCCGTCGGAATCCTTGCTGACCTGCAGGGACCCAAGATCAGGCTGGGCCGGTTCGCCGACGGACCTGTCGTCTGGGCCAACGGTGAGACGGTGCGGATCACCGTCGAGGACTTCGAGGGCAATCACGACCGGGTGTCGACGACCTACAAGCGCCTGGCGCAGGACGCCTCCCCGGGAGACCGGGTGCTGGTCGACGACGGCAACGTGGGCCTCGTGGTGGAGCACATCGACGGCAACGACGTGGTGTGTTCGGTCACAGAGGGCGGCAAGGTCAGCAACAACAAGGGCATGTCGCTGCCCGGGATGAGCGTCTCCGCCCCGGCACTCTCGGAGAAGGACATCGACGATCTCGAGTTCGCGCTGCGGCTCGGTGTCGACCTGGTCGCCTTGTCGTTCGTGCGGTCGCCCGCCGACGTGGAGTTGGTGCACGAGGTGATGGACCGGGTGGGCCGCCGCGTGCCCGTCATCGCCAAGCTCGAGAAGCCGGAGGCGATCGACAATCTCGAGGCCATCGTGCTGGCCTTCGACGCGATCATGGTCGCCCGCGGTGACCTGGGCGTGGAGCTTCCTCTCGAGGAAGTCCCGCTGGTGCAGAAGCGTGCCATCCAAATGGCAAGGGAGAACGCAAAACCCGTCATCGTCGCCACCCAGATGCTGGAATCGATGATCGAGAACTCCCGCCCGACCCGCGCCGAGGCGTCCGACGTCGCGAACGCCGTGCTCGACGGTGCCGACGCCGTGATGCTCTCGGGCGAGACCTCGGTGGGCAAGTTCCCGTTCGAGACGGTCAAGACGATGGCCCGCATCATCTCGGCCGTCGAGGACAACTCGGTGGCAGCCCCGCCACTGACCCACGTGCCCCGCACCAAGCGCGGCGTCATCTCGTATGCCGCGCGTGACATCGGCGAACGGCTCGACGCAAAAGCCCTGGTCGCGTTCACCCAGTCCGGTGACACGGTGCGCCGCCTCGCCCGGCTGCACACACCGCTGCCGGTGCTGGCGTTCACCGCGCTGCCCGAGGTCCGCAGCCAGCTCGCGCTGACCTGGGGCACGGAGACCTTCATCGTTCCGCACATCGAGACCACCGACGGCATGATCCGCCAGGTGGACAAGTCGATGCTGGAGATGGGGCGCTACCGGCGTGGCGACCTGGTGGTCATCGTCGCGGGCGCTCCTCCGGGCACAGTAGGCTCCACGAATCTGATCCACGTCCACCGCATCGGGGAGGACGACGTCTAG
- a CDS encoding acyl-CoA thioesterase II, which translates to MSDFDELLAILQLDRLDDSLFLGTHPSKNPIRTFGGQMMAQAFVAAGRSLDNPLPPSAMSVHFIAGGDPELDLEFHVVRLRDERRFANRRVDVMQKGQLLTSAMVSYLTGGRGLEHGVEAPPLDDPENLPPIDDLLRGYEDVVPHFANALRPIEWRHTNDPAWVMRDKGERLAHNRVWMKARGAMPDDPVLHGAALVYSSDTTVLDSIITTHGLSWGYDRIFAVTTNHSVWFHRPFRFDDWLLYSTTSPVAADSRGLGSGHFFDGSGRLLATVVQEGIVKYFPGRPTA; encoded by the coding sequence GTGAGTGACTTCGACGAGCTGCTGGCGATTCTGCAACTCGACCGGCTCGACGACAGCCTGTTCCTCGGCACCCATCCGAGCAAGAACCCCATCCGTACCTTCGGTGGCCAGATGATGGCGCAGGCTTTCGTCGCGGCCGGCCGAAGCCTGGACAACCCGTTGCCGCCCAGTGCGATGTCCGTGCACTTCATCGCCGGCGGCGACCCGGAACTCGACCTGGAGTTCCACGTCGTCCGGTTGCGCGACGAACGCCGGTTCGCCAACCGTCGTGTGGATGTGATGCAGAAGGGGCAGTTGCTGACCTCGGCGATGGTGTCGTACCTGACCGGTGGCCGAGGACTCGAGCACGGCGTCGAGGCGCCACCGCTCGACGACCCCGAGAACCTGCCGCCCATCGACGATCTGCTGCGCGGCTACGAGGATGTGGTGCCGCACTTCGCCAACGCACTGCGTCCGATCGAATGGCGCCACACCAACGACCCGGCCTGGGTGATGCGTGACAAAGGGGAGCGCCTCGCCCACAACCGGGTCTGGATGAAGGCCCGCGGTGCCATGCCCGACGATCCGGTTCTCCACGGGGCAGCCCTGGTGTACTCCTCGGACACCACGGTGCTCGACTCGATCATCACCACCCACGGGTTGTCGTGGGGCTACGACCGGATCTTCGCGGTCACCACCAACCACTCCGTCTGGTTTCACCGGCCGTTCCGGTTCGACGATTGGCTGCTGTACTCGACGACCTCGCCGGTTGCAGCAGACTCCCGCGGGCTGGGCAGCGGGCACTTCTTCGACGGCTCCGGCCGGTTGCTGGCCACCGTGGTCCAGGAAGGGATCGTGAAGTACTTTCCCGGTCGCCCTACGGCGTAG
- a CDS encoding DUF4190 domain-containing protein: MSEPPQPPPYGAYPGGYPPPPSQYGPQYGGYPPPAPAAPKNGLGTASLVVAIISLFSVVGGVVLGVVAVILGFLGRGRVKRGEANNGGIAMAGIVLGVLSIVVSVVAIAIAVWGFREVGGTDYVDCLSRAGSDQQAIEACADEFTQRVEDQFSLTVTPTP, translated from the coding sequence ATGAGCGAACCGCCGCAGCCTCCCCCGTACGGCGCGTACCCGGGCGGCTATCCGCCACCCCCGTCGCAGTACGGCCCGCAGTACGGCGGGTATCCGCCGCCCGCCCCGGCGGCACCGAAGAACGGCCTGGGCACGGCGTCACTGGTGGTCGCGATCATCTCGCTGTTCTCAGTTGTCGGCGGTGTCGTATTGGGCGTCGTGGCGGTGATCCTCGGATTCCTGGGCCGGGGCCGGGTCAAGCGCGGCGAAGCGAACAACGGCGGCATCGCGATGGCCGGCATCGTCCTCGGCGTGCTGAGCATCGTGGTGTCCGTCGTCGCGATCGCGATCGCGGTATGGGGCTTCAGGGAGGTCGGCGGCACCGACTACGTCGACTGCCTCAGCAGGGCCGGGTCGGATCAGCAGGCGATCGAGGCCTGCGCCGACGAATTCACCCAGCGGGTCGAGGACCAGTTCTCGCTGACGGTCACTCCTACGCCGTAG
- a CDS encoding ATP-binding cassette domain-containing protein — MSRSEFRAWTLLRPRSSRVALAVAFGVGSLGSALALAGVSAWLITRAWEMPPVLHLTVAVVCVRALGISRGVLGYCERLASHDTALRAAGSAREQLFLRLATGPEDAVMRRHSGDLVARIGSNVDELADVLVRAVVPACVAAVLGVAAVAVIAVISPAAAAVLACCLLIAGVLAPAVSARSAAAAERIAVEHHSHRDTAALVALEHAPELRVSGKLSSVIAEAGEEQRRWGHAIDRAAAPAAMAAAAPTAAMAVSVLGALLAGITLSNTVAPTTLAILMLLPLSAFEATAVMPAAAVALTRARIAAHRLMALTDAGDDDARRPAVAPLNLRPGDRVAVVGPSGCGKTTLLMHTPGVFFAEDAHLFSTTVRDNLLVARGDATDDELRQALLRSGLGGWLDGLPEGLSTVLVGGAAAVSAGQRRRLLLARALVSTATTLLLDEPTEHLDASDADQMMIDLLTPGAMFSAERTVVVATHHLPDGLPDKTVCTTVNPVRCG, encoded by the coding sequence ATGTCCCGCAGTGAGTTTCGCGCGTGGACCCTTCTGCGACCGCGGTCATCGCGGGTGGCGCTGGCCGTCGCCTTCGGGGTGGGGTCGTTGGGCAGCGCGCTTGCGCTGGCCGGGGTCTCGGCGTGGCTGATCACCAGGGCCTGGGAGATGCCGCCGGTGCTTCACCTGACGGTCGCCGTGGTATGCGTACGCGCGTTGGGCATCTCCCGCGGTGTGCTGGGATACTGCGAGCGGTTGGCTTCGCACGACACCGCGTTACGCGCGGCGGGGTCTGCCCGCGAGCAGCTCTTCCTCCGCCTGGCCACCGGGCCGGAGGATGCCGTCATGCGACGGCACAGTGGTGATCTGGTGGCGCGCATCGGATCCAATGTCGACGAGTTGGCGGACGTCCTGGTGCGCGCCGTGGTTCCCGCCTGCGTCGCCGCGGTACTCGGTGTCGCAGCGGTCGCGGTGATCGCGGTGATCTCGCCCGCGGCCGCCGCTGTGCTGGCCTGCTGCCTGCTGATCGCGGGGGTGCTGGCCCCAGCAGTGTCGGCGCGGTCCGCCGCGGCCGCAGAACGCATTGCGGTCGAACATCATTCGCACCGGGACACCGCGGCGTTGGTTGCGCTCGAACATGCGCCGGAACTGCGGGTGAGCGGCAAGCTGTCCAGCGTGATCGCCGAAGCCGGTGAGGAACAGCGCCGCTGGGGACACGCCATCGATCGCGCCGCCGCGCCGGCGGCGATGGCGGCGGCGGCGCCCACCGCAGCCATGGCAGTCAGCGTGCTGGGCGCACTGCTCGCGGGCATCACCCTGTCGAACACCGTCGCACCGACCACCCTCGCGATCCTGATGCTGCTGCCGCTCTCGGCTTTCGAGGCCACCGCGGTCATGCCCGCTGCCGCCGTCGCTCTGACACGGGCCCGAATCGCCGCGCACCGCCTGATGGCGCTCACCGACGCCGGCGACGACGACGCCCGCCGTCCCGCCGTTGCGCCGCTGAACCTGCGCCCCGGGGACCGTGTCGCCGTCGTCGGCCCGAGCGGCTGCGGCAAAACCACGCTGCTGATGCACACCCCGGGGGTGTTCTTCGCCGAGGACGCACACCTGTTCTCCACGACGGTGCGCGACAACCTTCTGGTCGCCCGCGGTGATGCCACCGATGACGAACTGCGGCAGGCACTTCTGCGCAGCGGACTCGGTGGCTGGCTGGACGGGTTGCCCGAGGGGTTGTCCACGGTGCTCGTCGGTGGTGCTGCGGCGGTATCCGCAGGACAGCGCAGACGACTGCTGCTGGCCAGGGCACTGGTATCGACGGCGACGACGCTGCTCCTCGATGAGCCGACCGAGCACCTCGACGCCTCCGATGCCGACCAGATGATGATCGATCTGCTGACTCCCGGAGCGATGTTCTCCGCGGAGCGCACGGTGGTGGTGGCCACGCATCACCTGCCCGATGGGCTGCCCGACAAAACTGTCTGTACCACGGTGAACCCGGTTCGCTGCGGGTAA